In Catenulispora sp. MAP5-51, a genomic segment contains:
- a CDS encoding FAD-binding and (Fe-S)-binding domain-containing protein — protein sequence MPDRSSFAKPAGLSLGGSPDLAERRWRQALADAGLDVGFGARRRAEYSADASNYRHVPRGVGFPRDADQVAAAVRICRAHGVPVTLRGGGTSVAGNAIGEGLVLDCSRYFGRVPEVDPHARTARVEPGVVLEALQAAAAPHGLRFGPDPSTASRCTVGGMIGNNACGARSLAFGTTSDNVLALDLLLADGTRTTARRGTSGVAALDDRLRVLVGKHGEAVRRELGRFPRQVSGYALQHLLPENGFDVAKALVGSEGTLAAVLGAELRLVPVLRDRVLVVAAYPDMVTAAADVPRALPHQPSAIEGLGSELAEVWAARRKRALPASLPAGGGWLFIETTARQAPAVVADLAGAHATRVVADEAGQRELWRIREDGAGLATRTAEGSEAWPGFEDAAVPPERLADYLRGFEALMQSAGRKGTVFGHFGEGCLHVRIDHDLQTVSGRQQFAEFTAAATELVVTHGGSVSGEHGDGQARSALLAAMYSPELLHAFSEFKAAFDPGAVLNPAILVAPRDFAADLRAPGVTQAAPPELALAADDGDFGRAVRRCVGVGKCRSAAGGVMCPSFRATGDEKDSTRGRARVLQEMLDGRTVGGGYRAPEVLDALDLCLACKGCKTDCPVGVDMAAYKTEVLAKHYRGRLRPAAHYSLGWLPVWARLAGFAPRVVNRVMASSLAPALKRAGGIAAERALPRFAVRSFSRRRSDAAAAGRRFGGVGGSRPGAGGPAPVGSQVGGDAGLRAGGEAAPAPENGVGSGPGAWSASGLWELAGTRTVVLWADTFTENFTPAVGEALIAVLRAAGFRVLLPPRTGCCGLTWISTGQLGTARRVMARTLEAMRPAVEAGLPIVVPEPSCAATLREELTELLPAHPLAASAAELVTGPAQFLARHAPEWRPPASPWRGHKALIQIHCHQYASGATGEAEVELLARAGVDARVVSGCCGLAGDFGVTDGHYEVSMAVAELNLLPAIRSATSDTLLIADGFSCRTQIEQAVAERRVWHVAEVLAAGLPTVEG from the coding sequence GTGCCCGACCGATCTTCCTTCGCCAAGCCCGCGGGCCTCAGCCTCGGCGGTAGCCCTGACCTGGCCGAACGTCGCTGGCGGCAGGCGCTGGCCGACGCCGGCCTGGACGTCGGCTTCGGCGCGCGGCGGCGTGCCGAGTACAGCGCCGACGCCTCCAACTACCGGCACGTGCCCCGCGGCGTCGGCTTCCCGCGCGACGCCGACCAGGTCGCCGCGGCCGTCCGGATCTGCCGCGCGCACGGCGTGCCGGTGACGCTGCGCGGCGGCGGCACCTCGGTGGCCGGGAACGCCATCGGCGAAGGGCTGGTACTGGACTGTTCGCGGTACTTCGGGCGGGTGCCGGAGGTGGACCCGCACGCCCGGACGGCGCGGGTGGAGCCCGGAGTCGTCCTGGAGGCGCTGCAGGCCGCCGCGGCCCCGCACGGGCTGCGCTTCGGCCCCGACCCCTCGACGGCCTCACGCTGCACGGTCGGCGGCATGATCGGCAACAACGCCTGCGGGGCCCGCTCGCTGGCCTTCGGCACCACCTCGGACAACGTGCTGGCCCTGGACCTGCTGCTCGCCGACGGCACGCGGACCACCGCGCGCCGCGGCACCAGCGGCGTGGCAGCCCTCGACGACCGGCTGCGGGTCCTGGTCGGCAAGCACGGCGAGGCCGTCCGCCGCGAGCTGGGCCGCTTCCCGCGCCAGGTGTCCGGCTACGCGTTGCAGCACCTGCTGCCCGAGAACGGGTTCGACGTCGCCAAGGCGCTGGTCGGCTCCGAGGGCACGCTGGCCGCGGTGCTCGGCGCCGAGCTGCGGCTGGTGCCGGTGCTGCGGGACCGGGTGCTGGTCGTGGCCGCGTACCCGGACATGGTCACGGCGGCCGCCGACGTGCCGCGCGCGCTGCCGCATCAGCCCTCGGCGATCGAGGGCCTGGGCTCGGAGCTGGCCGAGGTGTGGGCCGCGCGGCGCAAGCGGGCGCTGCCCGCCTCGCTGCCGGCCGGCGGCGGCTGGCTGTTCATCGAGACGACCGCGCGGCAGGCGCCGGCGGTGGTCGCGGACCTGGCCGGGGCGCACGCCACCCGGGTGGTCGCCGACGAGGCCGGGCAGCGCGAGCTGTGGCGCATCCGGGAGGACGGCGCGGGCCTGGCCACGCGGACGGCCGAGGGCTCCGAGGCGTGGCCGGGCTTCGAGGACGCGGCGGTGCCGCCGGAGCGGCTGGCGGACTACCTGCGCGGGTTCGAGGCCTTGATGCAGAGCGCGGGACGCAAGGGGACGGTGTTCGGGCACTTCGGCGAGGGGTGTCTGCACGTCCGGATCGACCACGATCTGCAGACCGTCTCAGGACGCCAGCAGTTCGCGGAGTTCACCGCCGCCGCGACCGAACTGGTCGTCACGCACGGCGGCTCGGTGTCCGGCGAGCACGGCGACGGACAGGCGCGCTCGGCCTTGCTGGCCGCGATGTACAGCCCTGAGCTGCTGCACGCGTTCTCGGAGTTCAAGGCGGCCTTCGACCCCGGCGCGGTCCTGAACCCCGCGATCCTGGTCGCGCCGCGCGATTTCGCCGCGGACCTGCGCGCGCCCGGGGTGACGCAGGCGGCGCCGCCGGAGCTGGCACTGGCGGCCGACGACGGGGACTTCGGGCGCGCGGTGCGGCGGTGCGTGGGCGTGGGCAAGTGCCGCAGCGCGGCGGGCGGGGTGATGTGCCCGTCGTTCCGCGCCACCGGGGACGAGAAGGACTCCACGCGCGGGCGTGCCAGGGTGCTGCAGGAGATGCTCGACGGCCGCACGGTCGGCGGCGGGTACCGGGCCCCGGAGGTACTGGACGCGCTGGACCTGTGCCTGGCGTGCAAGGGCTGCAAGACGGACTGTCCGGTCGGGGTCGACATGGCCGCGTACAAGACGGAGGTGCTGGCGAAGCACTACCGGGGGCGGCTGCGGCCGGCGGCGCACTACTCGCTGGGGTGGCTGCCGGTGTGGGCGCGGCTGGCGGGCTTCGCGCCGCGGGTGGTGAACCGGGTGATGGCCTCGTCGCTGGCGCCGGCGCTGAAGCGGGCCGGGGGGATCGCCGCGGAGCGGGCGCTGCCGCGGTTCGCGGTGCGGTCTTTCTCGCGGCGGCGGAGCGATGCGGCTGCGGCGGGGCGGCGGTTCGGCGGGGTGGGAGGTTCGCGGCCGGGTGCCGGCGGACCGGCGCCGGTGGGCTCGCAGGTTGGCGGCGACGCGGGGTTGCGAGCCGGCGGCGAGGCGGCTCCGGCGCCGGAAAACGGTGTGGGCTCAGGGCCCGGCGCGTGGTCGGCGTCGGGGCTGTGGGAGCTGGCCGGCACGCGCACCGTGGTCCTGTGGGCCGACACCTTCACCGAGAACTTCACTCCGGCGGTCGGCGAGGCGTTGATCGCGGTCCTGCGCGCCGCGGGCTTCCGGGTGCTGCTGCCGCCGCGTACCGGGTGTTGCGGGCTCACGTGGATCTCGACCGGCCAGCTCGGGACCGCGCGCCGCGTCATGGCCCGGACGCTGGAGGCGATGCGCCCGGCGGTGGAGGCGGGGCTGCCGATCGTGGTGCCCGAACCCAGCTGCGCGGCGACCCTGCGCGAGGAGCTGACCGAGCTGCTGCCCGCGCACCCGCTCGCGGCGAGCGCCGCGGAGCTGGTGACCGGCCCGGCGCAGTTCCTGGCCCGGCACGCGCCGGAGTGGCGCCCGCCGGCGTCGCCCTGGCGCGGGCACAAGGCCCTGATCCAGATCCACTGCCACCAGTACGCCTCCGGCGCGACCGGCGAGGCCGAGGTCGAGCTGCTGGCGCGCGCCGGTGTCGACGCACGCGTCGTGTCCGGGTGCTGCGGACTGGCGGGCGACTTCGGCGTGACCGACGGCCACTACGAGGTGTCGATGGCCGTGGCCGAGCTGAACCTGCTGCCCGCGATCCGCTCGGCCACGAGCGACACCCTCCTCATCGCCGACGGGTTCAGCTGCCGCACGCAGATCGAGCAAGCCGTGGCCGAGCGCCGGGTGTGGCATGTCGCGGAGGTGCTGGCGGCGGGGCTGCCGACGGTTGAGGGGTGA
- a CDS encoding DUF695 domain-containing protein: MSLGWDVYTCRVDGTPAVISLDLDLQDVADSGTHPQRLHVRHALRAPRENGLPDGTENEAMYALQDALVQALGDQTRAIYLACLTNGGYREHFFHLPAHADGRAVVAKVESESGDYELETFAEEDPEWRYYHEFLWPDVRSMQYLMDRRVVQSLAEHGDRHDMPRPVDHYMGVPDEARARTLLADAQNAGFTGEVEERNGQWMVHVEREDAVELDYIHGVVWELHEMAERLGGYYDGWGAPISK, encoded by the coding sequence GTGAGTCTGGGCTGGGATGTCTACACCTGCCGGGTCGACGGCACGCCGGCGGTGATCAGCCTGGACCTGGACCTGCAGGACGTCGCCGACAGCGGCACCCACCCCCAGCGCCTGCACGTCCGCCACGCCCTGCGCGCCCCGCGCGAGAACGGCCTGCCCGACGGCACCGAGAACGAGGCGATGTACGCCCTCCAGGACGCCCTGGTCCAGGCCCTCGGCGACCAGACGCGCGCGATCTACCTGGCCTGCCTGACCAACGGCGGCTACCGCGAGCACTTCTTCCACCTGCCCGCGCACGCCGACGGCCGCGCCGTGGTGGCGAAGGTGGAGAGCGAGTCGGGCGACTACGAGCTGGAGACCTTCGCCGAGGAAGACCCGGAGTGGCGGTACTACCACGAGTTCCTGTGGCCGGACGTGCGCAGCATGCAGTACCTGATGGACCGCCGTGTCGTGCAGTCACTGGCCGAACACGGAGACCGGCACGACATGCCCCGCCCGGTGGACCACTACATGGGCGTCCCGGACGAGGCGCGCGCCCGGACCCTGCTGGCCGACGCGCAGAACGCGGGGTTCACCGGCGAGGTGGAGGAGCGGAACGGGCAGTGGATGGTGCACGTCGAGCGCGAGGACGCGGTCGAGCTGGACTACATCCACGGGGTGGTGTGGGAGCTGCACGAGATGGCCGAGCGGCTCGGGGGGTACTACGACGGGTGGGGCGCGCCGATCAGTAAGTGA
- a CDS encoding beta-N-acetylhexosaminidase yields the protein MTGRPPTLRTIAAISTCAAFLSLSACTGGSSEAQSSAPPTSANSSTPTPSEPLSPADPAALERVVPEPAAITAAAGTFTLTSATAIHASAGAEAVAADLAAYLQQQTGLAPQTTQNTDAAVQLTLQPTGGDPSLGTEGYTLAIAPDSVKITAATDAGLFHGVQTLRQLLVGTKLQDGTVTDHPRFAYRGVMLDVARHFYSVADVKAYIDAAALYKVNEFHLHLTDDQGWRFAVPGYPKLTTLGASTQVGGGPGGSYSPADLKEIVDYAASRYMTVIPEIDMPGHVGAAVYADTSLACDGRHHGPVTSLSPAYDALCTSSTSTYRFVDSATKAAADATPGGTYLHMGGDEAQALNLTQYNAFVQKAQNLVAGHGRTPIAWAEAGTAPLLPQTVLEYWNTAQPQSYVLQAAAKGTKLIMAPGSHAYLDQQPVAGFRLGLHWAGYIPVSKAYDWDPVTVLPGIGPSSVLGVEAPLWSETVKSLADAETLAFPRLPAIAEIGWSAPNTHDWAKFSHRLADQGPLWDKLGIAYYKSPEVPWQ from the coding sequence GTGACCGGCCGACCCCCCACGCTCCGGACCATCGCGGCGATCAGCACCTGCGCCGCCTTCCTCAGCCTGTCCGCGTGCACCGGCGGCAGCAGCGAAGCTCAGAGCTCTGCGCCGCCGACCAGCGCGAACAGCAGCACGCCGACGCCGTCGGAGCCGTTGTCCCCCGCCGACCCGGCGGCGCTGGAACGGGTCGTCCCGGAACCGGCCGCCATCACCGCGGCCGCCGGGACCTTCACCCTCACGAGTGCCACCGCGATCCACGCCTCGGCCGGCGCCGAGGCGGTCGCGGCGGATCTCGCCGCCTATCTCCAGCAGCAGACGGGCCTGGCGCCACAAACAACGCAGAACACTGACGCCGCGGTCCAGCTCACCCTGCAACCCACCGGCGGCGACCCGTCGCTGGGCACCGAGGGCTACACCCTGGCGATCGCGCCGGACTCGGTCAAGATCACGGCCGCCACCGACGCAGGGCTCTTCCACGGCGTGCAGACCCTGCGGCAGCTGCTGGTCGGCACCAAGCTCCAGGACGGCACCGTCACCGACCATCCGCGTTTCGCCTACCGAGGCGTCATGCTCGACGTCGCGCGGCACTTCTACAGCGTGGCCGACGTCAAGGCGTACATCGACGCCGCCGCGCTGTACAAGGTCAACGAGTTCCACCTGCACCTGACCGACGACCAGGGCTGGCGCTTCGCCGTCCCGGGCTACCCGAAGCTGACCACCCTCGGCGCCTCCACGCAGGTCGGCGGCGGCCCCGGCGGCTCGTACTCGCCGGCGGACCTGAAGGAGATCGTCGACTACGCGGCCTCGCGCTACATGACCGTGATCCCGGAGATCGACATGCCCGGGCACGTCGGCGCGGCCGTCTACGCCGACACGTCGCTGGCCTGCGACGGACGGCACCACGGCCCGGTGACCAGCCTGTCCCCCGCCTACGACGCGCTGTGCACGAGCAGTACATCAACATACAGATTTGTCGATTCGGCGACGAAGGCGGCGGCCGACGCCACCCCCGGCGGCACCTACCTGCACATGGGCGGCGACGAGGCCCAGGCCCTGAACCTGACGCAGTACAACGCCTTCGTCCAGAAGGCCCAGAACCTGGTGGCCGGCCACGGCCGCACCCCGATCGCCTGGGCCGAGGCCGGCACCGCACCCCTGCTCCCGCAGACGGTGCTGGAGTACTGGAACACCGCACAGCCGCAGTCCTACGTCCTGCAGGCCGCCGCCAAGGGCACCAAGCTGATCATGGCGCCGGGCAGCCACGCCTACCTGGACCAGCAGCCGGTCGCCGGCTTCCGCCTCGGCCTGCACTGGGCCGGGTACATCCCGGTGTCCAAGGCCTACGACTGGGATCCGGTGACGGTGCTGCCGGGCATCGGGCCCTCATCGGTCCTCGGCGTCGAGGCCCCGCTGTGGAGCGAGACGGTGAAGAGCCTGGCGGACGCCGAGACGCTGGCCTTCCCCAGGCTGCCCGCGATCGCCGAGATCGGCTGGTCGGCGCCGAACACGCACGACTGGGCGAAGTTCTCCCACCGGCTGGCCGACCAGGGGCCGCTGTGGGACAAGCTGGGGATCGCCTACTACAAGTCGCCCGAGGTGCCGTGGCAGTGA
- a CDS encoding MFS transporter, with protein MSSISIPREDSAEQQRQGSRDEPSSGGLGRTLILALGTFAVGTDAFVLAGFLPDVAKSLHTSTAGAGQAVTVFAAAYAVASPVVATLTARFPRRLLLVAALVVLAAANAASALAPNLPFLLAARVLAAAGAAGYTPTAGAVSAALVRPEMRGRALSVVVAGLTVATALGVPLGDAVGSVMGWRAALGLVAGLCLLTAFAAAALMPTLPGSAPVPLAARVAALRRPGVATVLPLTALGMAAAYTVYAYAIPALHALGIADGATAWILSAYGVGAVAGNLAAGIAADRLGPTRVLAAGYTLMAASMAAFAVLAATGVHAPLLVVLLAVVWGASTWCQTPPQQHRLFSAAPAEAPLLMALNASAIYVGIGIGTAAGGLLVASGAAKMFTVAALVACGALGWLAATGRSRGRRWSTLAE; from the coding sequence ATGTCGAGTATCTCGATACCGCGCGAAGACTCCGCCGAACAGCAACGACAAGGAAGCCGAGACGAGCCCTCCTCTGGAGGCCTGGGCCGCACCCTCATCCTCGCCCTCGGCACCTTCGCAGTGGGCACCGACGCCTTCGTCCTGGCCGGCTTCCTCCCCGACGTCGCCAAGTCCCTGCACACCAGCACCGCCGGCGCGGGCCAGGCCGTGACCGTCTTCGCCGCCGCCTACGCCGTCGCCTCCCCGGTGGTCGCGACGCTCACCGCCCGCTTCCCGCGCCGCCTGCTGCTGGTCGCGGCGCTGGTGGTGCTGGCCGCCGCAAACGCGGCCTCGGCCCTCGCGCCGAACCTGCCCTTCCTGCTGGCCGCCCGGGTGCTCGCGGCGGCGGGCGCGGCGGGCTACACGCCGACCGCCGGCGCGGTCTCGGCGGCGTTGGTGCGCCCGGAGATGCGCGGTCGCGCGCTGTCGGTGGTCGTCGCAGGGTTGACTGTGGCGACCGCGCTCGGCGTGCCGTTGGGCGACGCGGTCGGCTCGGTCATGGGCTGGCGCGCCGCGCTCGGCCTGGTCGCGGGCCTGTGCCTGCTCACCGCGTTCGCCGCGGCCGCCCTGATGCCGACGCTGCCGGGCTCGGCGCCGGTCCCGCTGGCGGCGCGCGTGGCCGCCCTGCGCCGCCCCGGCGTGGCCACCGTGCTGCCGTTGACCGCGCTGGGCATGGCGGCGGCCTACACCGTGTACGCCTACGCCATCCCGGCCCTGCACGCCCTCGGCATCGCCGACGGCGCGACCGCGTGGATCCTGTCGGCGTACGGCGTCGGCGCGGTGGCCGGGAACCTGGCCGCCGGGATCGCCGCCGACCGGCTCGGCCCGACGCGGGTCCTGGCCGCCGGGTACACGCTCATGGCCGCGAGCATGGCGGCCTTCGCGGTGCTGGCCGCGACAGGGGTGCACGCGCCGCTGTTGGTCGTGCTGCTCGCGGTCGTCTGGGGCGCCTCGACCTGGTGTCAGACCCCTCCCCAGCAGCACCGGCTGTTCAGCGCCGCGCCCGCCGAGGCGCCGCTGCTGATGGCGCTCAACGCGTCGGCGATCTACGTCGGCATCGGCATCGGGACCGCCGCCGGCGGTCTGTTGGTGGCCTCCGGGGCGGCCAAGATGTTCACGGTCGCGGCCCTGGTCGCGTGCGGGGCGCTCGGCTGGCTCGCGGCAACGGGGCGCTCGCGCGGGCGCCGGTGGTCTACCCTCGCGGAGTGA
- a CDS encoding VOC family protein — translation MKMTEYVPGTPCWVDLGTTDLEGAKKFYGGLFGWTSQVAEDPAAGGYTMFLRGGEQVAGAMTTMSPEQPVAWSTYVAVTDADATMTKAQQAGAQTIMPPMDVTDVGRMAMFADPTGAVLGLWQPKSMKGAALVNEPGSLTWDELNTRDAEAAKAFYTATFGWDSSTAQMDGMEYTELKVNGRTVAGMMVMDDAHFPKETPPHWAVYFGVDDCEASVKKVGELGGTVVVPTTPIPMGRFAVCQDPQGGYFSMFESGGGDPAEDSAS, via the coding sequence ATGAAGATGACAGAGTACGTCCCCGGCACCCCGTGCTGGGTGGACCTGGGGACCACCGACCTGGAAGGCGCCAAGAAGTTCTACGGCGGCCTGTTCGGCTGGACGTCGCAGGTCGCCGAGGACCCGGCGGCCGGCGGCTACACCATGTTCCTGCGCGGCGGTGAGCAGGTGGCCGGCGCCATGACCACGATGTCGCCGGAGCAGCCGGTGGCCTGGAGCACCTACGTGGCCGTGACCGACGCCGACGCCACCATGACCAAGGCCCAACAGGCCGGCGCGCAGACCATCATGCCCCCGATGGACGTCACCGACGTCGGCCGCATGGCGATGTTCGCCGACCCCACCGGCGCGGTCCTGGGCCTGTGGCAGCCCAAGTCGATGAAGGGCGCCGCCCTGGTCAACGAGCCCGGCTCGCTGACCTGGGACGAGCTGAACACCCGGGACGCCGAGGCGGCCAAGGCCTTCTACACCGCGACCTTCGGCTGGGACTCCTCGACCGCCCAGATGGACGGAATGGAGTACACCGAGCTCAAGGTGAACGGCCGCACGGTGGCCGGGATGATGGTGATGGACGACGCGCATTTCCCCAAGGAGACGCCCCCGCACTGGGCCGTGTACTTCGGCGTGGACGACTGCGAAGCCTCGGTGAAGAAGGTCGGCGAGCTCGGCGGCACGGTCGTGGTGCCCACGACGCCGATCCCGATGGGCCGCTTCGCGGTCTGCCAGGACCCGCAGGGCGGGTACTTCTCGATGTTCGAGTCCGGCGGCGGCGACCCGGCCGAGGACTCGGCCAGCTGA
- a CDS encoding Rrf2 family transcriptional regulator produces MQMGEGVEWGLHCLLALAWLEDHAPVATGRLAEIFDLPPEYLKKRLQPLVRAGILSSSPGARGGYALARSPEQITLMDVVAAVEGRDEAFRCTEIRQQGAGTLAAADEFGEPCGIAKAMRRAEMAWRRELAAQTLADLMGLASGTAPARVRRFYQDITL; encoded by the coding sequence ATGCAGATGGGCGAGGGCGTCGAATGGGGCCTGCACTGCCTGCTGGCGCTGGCCTGGCTGGAGGACCACGCGCCGGTGGCGACGGGGCGGCTGGCGGAGATCTTCGATCTGCCGCCGGAGTACCTGAAGAAGCGCCTGCAACCGCTGGTCAGGGCTGGCATCCTCAGCTCCTCCCCCGGCGCCCGGGGCGGCTACGCGCTGGCGCGGAGCCCTGAGCAGATCACGCTCATGGACGTCGTGGCCGCCGTCGAGGGACGCGACGAGGCGTTCCGCTGCACCGAGATCCGGCAGCAGGGGGCCGGCACGCTCGCGGCGGCGGACGAGTTCGGCGAGCCGTGCGGGATCGCGAAGGCCATGCGGCGCGCGGAGATGGCGTGGCGGCGGGAGCTGGCCGCGCAGACGCTCGCCGATCTCATGGGACTGGCTTCAGGCACCGCGCCGGCCCGCGTGCGCCGCTTCTATCAGGACATCACGCTCTAG
- a CDS encoding PadR family transcriptional regulator, translating to MSVKHSLLAGLAGGERYGYQLRAEFEERTGATWPLNIGQVYTTLNRLERDGLVEAAGEDVQGHVFYRITDAGREELLGWFARPVTRAERPRDELAVKLALAVTVEGVDVAGIVHAQRKHALAALQDYTRVKARLDPEELAAGLVVESVIFQCEAEIRWLDHVEARVARQARTRRSAGAATPAGPAASLPVEPSKADAAAREGTAR from the coding sequence ATGTCCGTCAAACACTCCCTGCTGGCCGGCCTCGCCGGCGGCGAGCGCTATGGCTACCAGCTGCGCGCCGAGTTCGAGGAGCGCACCGGGGCCACGTGGCCGCTCAACATCGGGCAGGTGTACACCACCCTGAACCGGCTGGAGCGCGACGGGCTTGTGGAGGCGGCCGGGGAGGACGTGCAGGGGCACGTCTTCTACCGGATCACCGACGCCGGGCGCGAGGAGCTGCTCGGGTGGTTCGCGCGGCCGGTGACCCGGGCCGAGCGGCCGCGGGACGAGCTCGCGGTGAAGCTGGCGCTGGCCGTCACCGTCGAGGGCGTCGATGTGGCCGGGATCGTGCACGCGCAGCGCAAGCACGCGCTGGCGGCGTTGCAGGACTACACGCGGGTCAAGGCGCGCCTGGACCCGGAGGAGCTGGCTGCGGGGCTGGTGGTCGAGTCGGTGATCTTCCAGTGCGAGGCCGAGATCCGGTGGCTGGACCATGTCGAGGCCCGGGTGGCGCGGCAGGCGCGGACCCGGCGCTCGGCGGGCGCGGCAACCCCTGCGGGCCCCGCGGCGTCACTACCTGTGGAACCATCCAAGGCCGATGCCGCCGCCAGGGAGGGCACAGCGCGATGA
- a CDS encoding ABC transporter ATP-binding protein has translation MRAVARVHGKGAAEVHALRGVDLAVAAGELVAVMGPSGSGKSTLLSLAGGLDMPTSGEVVIEGTTLASQSKAQLAAIRRRSVGYVFQDYNLIPALTAAENVALPRELDGMSARKARQEALTALEEVNLRAEADRFPDEMSGGQQQRVAIARALIGERRLILTDEPTGALDTETGEAVLRLLRKRCDEGAAGVLVTHEARHAAWADRIVFIRDGLIVDESAPSQRAEDLLVAGGTDL, from the coding sequence ATGCGCGCCGTCGCCCGCGTCCACGGCAAGGGTGCCGCCGAGGTCCACGCGCTGCGCGGCGTCGACCTCGCCGTGGCGGCCGGGGAGCTGGTGGCGGTGATGGGCCCGTCGGGCTCGGGCAAGTCCACGCTGTTGTCGCTGGCCGGCGGTCTGGACATGCCGACCAGCGGCGAGGTGGTCATCGAGGGCACGACGCTGGCCTCGCAGAGCAAGGCGCAGCTTGCTGCGATCCGGCGGCGCTCGGTCGGCTACGTGTTCCAGGACTACAACCTGATTCCGGCGTTGACCGCGGCCGAGAACGTTGCCCTGCCTCGGGAACTGGACGGCATGTCGGCCCGCAAGGCGCGGCAGGAAGCGCTGACAGCGCTCGAAGAGGTGAATCTGCGTGCTGAGGCCGATCGCTTCCCGGATGAGATGTCCGGCGGTCAGCAGCAGCGGGTGGCGATCGCCAGGGCCCTGATCGGCGAGCGCCGGCTGATCCTCACCGACGAGCCGACCGGCGCGCTGGACACCGAGACCGGTGAGGCGGTGCTGCGTCTGCTGCGCAAGCGCTGCGACGAGGGCGCCGCCGGGGTGCTGGTCACGCATGAGGCCCGGCATGCCGCCTGGGCCGACCGCATCGTCTTCATCCGCGACGGATTGATCGTCGACGAATCCGCGCCCTCCCAGCGTGCCGAGGACCTGCTGGTGGCGGGCGGGACCGACCTGTAG